A window of Xiphophorus hellerii strain 12219 chromosome 19, Xiphophorus_hellerii-4.1, whole genome shotgun sequence contains these coding sequences:
- the LOC116708658 gene encoding serine/threonine-protein kinase PAK 2-like produces MCDSGVCEDKPPAPPVRMSSQGGGAKDPQSANHNSRPLPSAPEEKKARNKIISIFDKGSKKKDKDKDRPEISSPSDFEHTIHVGFDSVTGEFTGMPEQWARLLQNSNISPSEQKQNPQAVLDVLKFYDSTSGKQKYLSVSASDKDSQLPGKKGTATSPSARDGDDDDDDDTPPPVVAPRPPHTKSMYTRPTPDTESPKAADRQKAKGGKMTDEEIMEKLRSIVSVGDPKKKYTRFEKIGQGASGTVYTAIDVATGQEVAIKQINLQKQPKKELIINEILVMKELKNPNIVNFVDSFLVGDELFVVMEYLAGGSLTDVVTETCMDEAQIAAVCREVLQALEFLHANQVIHRDIKSDNVLLGMDGSVKLTDFGFCAQITPEQSKRSTMVGTPYWMAPEVVTRKAYGPKVDIWSLGIMAIEMVEGEPPYLNENPLRALYLIATNGTPELQNPEKLSPIFRSFLSSSLEMDVEKRGSGKELLQHPFLKQAKPLSSLTPLILAAKEAMKSNR; encoded by the exons ATGTGTGACAGCGGAGTGTGTGAGGACAAGCCCCCCGCTCCCCCTGTCAGGATGAGTAGCCAAGGAGGAGGAGCCAAGGACCCCCAGTCGGCCAATCACAACTCTCGGCCGCTGCCGTCTGCCCCGGAGGAGAAGAAGGCCAGGAACAAAATCATCTCCATATTTGATAAAG GATCTAAGAAGAAGGATAAGGACAAAGACAGGCCTGAAATCTCTTCCCCGTCAGACTTTGAACACACCATCCATGTTGGTTTTGATTCTGTCACTGGTGAATTCACT gGAATGCCGGAGCAGTGGGCCCGGCTCCTTCAGAACTCCAACATCAGTCCATCGGAGCAGAAACAGAACCCACAGGCCGTCCTCGACGTTCTCAAATTCTACGACTCCACCAGCGGAAAGCAGAAATACTTGAGTGTTTCTGCTTCAG aTAAAGATTCTCAGTTG CCGGGCAAGAAAGGTACGGCTACTTCTCCGTCAGCCAGAGACGGCgatgacgacgacgacgacgataCACCGCCTCCGGTCGTGGCACCACGGCCACCGCACACAAAATCT atgtacACGAGGCCGACCCCAGACACAGAAAGTCCCAAGGCAGCTGACCGACAGAAAGCGAAGGGAGGCAAGATGACTGATGAAGAAATAATGGAGAAGCTAA GAAGTATTGTCAGTGTCGGAGACCCTAAAAAGAAATATACTCGCTTCGAAAAGATCGGCCAGGG ggCCTCTGGTACAGTTTACACAGCCATAGATGTTGCCACAGGACAAGAG GTGGCCATCAAGCAGATCAACCTGCAGAAGCAGCCAAAGAAAGAGCTTATCATCAATGAAATCCTGGTCATGAAAGAGCTGAAGAACCCCAACATTGTCAACTTCGTAGACAG TTTCCTGGTTGGGGACGAGCTTTTCGTGGTGATGGAGTATTTGGCCGGCGGCTCTCTAACCGATGTTGTGACGGAGACGTGCATGGATGAGGCCCAGATCGCTGCCGTCTGCAGAGAG GTCCTTCAGGCTTTGGAGTTTCTTCATGCCAACCAGGTCATCCACAGAGACATCAAGAGCGACAACGTACTTCTCGGGATGGACGGCTCAGTCAAACTCA ccgACTTCGGCTTCTGCGCTCAGATCACCCCGGAGCAGAGCAAGCGCAGCACCATGGTGGGAACGCCATACTGGATGGCTCCAGAGGTGGTGACCAGGAAGGCTTACGGACCCAAAGTGGACATTTGGTCTCTGGGAATCATGGCCATAGAAATGGTGGAGGGGGAGCCTCCATATCTCAATGAGAATCCTCTCAGG GCGTTGTATTTAATTGCCACCAACGGGACTCCTGAGCTGCAGAACCCAGAGAAGTTGTCTCCCATCTTCAGGTCCTTCCTGTCCAGCTCTCTGGAGATGGACGTGGAAAAACGAGGGTCCGGCAAAGAGTTGCTGCAG CATCCCTTCCTGAAGCAGGCGAAACCTCTGTCCAGTCTAACCCCTCTCATCCTGGCAGCCAAGGAGGCAATGAAGAGCAATCGCTAA
- the LOC116708661 gene encoding protein NYNRIN-like, with translation MCPKNPPKLTQLCVIPFKSENCISVGESVKMSEVKVNGKSVKALIDTGSVQTLVDRELVPSNIICTSDTILIRCVHGDERQYPTADMYIEVQGQLYLLNVGVAENLPFPVVLGSDLPVLFDLLHKPQNCNVVTRSQAKKPEESPAILSVLPFYDADLDVQPGKSRKSRRQKRREKFLHTPVASTEGVQDLPQGFKMPLNIAQIQRDDSSLAALFLKAKEPQKGNHRGSADEFVLQKNILYRQQGAFRQLVVPRDARGMVLTLGHSIPWAGHLGTHKTLARIKRHFYWPGLRTAVAQFCRTCSQCQLTSNKFPSRAPLQPLPLIDTPFERLGMDIVGPLERSKSGYRYMLVITDYATKYPEVFPLKTIKARAVAVSLVQHFSRVGFPCEIVTDQGTNFMSALLKQVYQLLGIKGVRTTPYHPQTDGLTERFNQTLKQMLQKYHRPPPGSLPLNFYTVMR, from the exons ATGTGCCCAAAGAACCCTCCTAAACTCACTCAACTGTGTGTTATTCCATTCAAAAGTGAGAATTGCATCAGTGTTGGAGAGTCTGTGAAAATGAGTGAAGTTAAAGTCAATGGGAAAAGTGTAAAGGCCTTAATTGACACTGGTAGTGTACAGACACTTGTTGATAGAGAGCTGGTTCCATCCAATATAATCTGCACATCAGACACCATCCTTATCCGCTGTGTGCATGGTGATGAAAGGCAATACCCCACAGCAGACATGTATATTGAAGTGCAAGGACAATTATACCTGTTGAATGTTGGTGTTGCAGAAAATCTCCCTTTTCCAGTAGTGTTGGGTAGTGACTTACCCGTTTTGTTTGACTTGCTGCACAAACCACAGAACTGTAATGTAGTAACTCGTTCTCAAGCAAAAAAGCCAGAAGAGTCTCCTGCAATACTGAGTGTGCTGCCTTTTTATGATGCAGACTTAGATGTGCAGCCTGGAAAATCTAGAAAATCACGTCGACAAAAGCGACGGGAGAAGTTTCTGCATACACCTGTTGCATCTACAGAAGGGGTTCAGGATCTGCCCCAAGGTTTTAAGATGCCTTTAAACATAGCTCAAATCCAGCGTGATGACTCCAGTCTGGCTGCTCTTTTTCTGAAAGCCAAGGAACCCCAGAAAGGTAACCACAGGGGTAGTGCTGATGAGTTTGTTCTACAGAAAAATATCCTTTATCGCCAACAGGGGGCATTTAGGCAGCTTGTGGTCCCAAGGGATGCAAGAGGGATGGTGCTTACTTTGGGCCACTCAATTCCCTGGGCTGGCCACCTAGGGACACATAAGACTCTGGCTCGCATCAAGCGCCATTTCTACTGGCCTGGATTACGGACTGCTGTTGCCCAGTTTTGTAGAACCTGCTCTCAGTGCCAATTAACCTCCAATAAGTTCCCTTCAAGAGCACCACTGCAGCCTCTTCCCTTAATTGACACGCCTTTTGAGCGCTTGGGTATGGACATTGTGGGTCCACTTGAAAGAAGCAAATCTGGATATCGATATATGTTGGTGATAACAGATTATGCAACCAAGTACCCAGAAGTGTTCCCTTTAAAGACAATTAAAGCAAGAGCCGTGGCTGTCTCCTTGGTGCAACATTTTTCAAGGGTTGGATTTCCCTGTGAAATTGTGACAGATCAAGGCACTAACTTCATGTCTGCTCTCCTAAAGCAGGTATATCAGCTACTGGGGATTAAGGGTGTTCGAACTACCCCTTATCATCCACAGACGGATGGGCTCACAGAGAGATTCAACCAAACACTGAAGCAAATGCTAC AGAAGTACCACAGGCCTCCACCGGGTTCTCTCCCTTTGAACTTTTATACGGTCATGAGGTGA